The stretch of DNA TCCACCTGTCTGCCTACCCCAAAAATCGAAAGACGAGACAGCATCCGAAAGATCCACATCAATACCGAAAACAGCAAAAGTAACAGCGCAAAGCGAGACAGTTCGGAAAAATCAAAGTCGTTACTAAGTCGATCGATACTGTCGCCTATTAAACGGGGAATTCTAGCTCCCAAGTAGTTAACCACCAGAAGCGCGACGACACCCAGAGAAACCATTCGCCAATGGGGACGAAGGTAGTTAAATAATTGTTGCAGCCGAGAATTTGCCATGATACAAATCCTAGCAATTTTTAACCACCTTACCCACCTTTCTACGGGTATATGTTTTCTTTTTGTTCTTAGCTAAAGCCTATAAACTATCTTTCTGCTATAGGAATATAGGGAGCATTATGTTTTCCTGCATACACTTGAGTAGGACGAAAAATACGATTGACGGCTAGCTGTTCTTTCCAGTGAGCCAACCAGCCTGCCACGCGAGCGATCGCAAATATGGGAGTAAACAAATCTGTAGGAATGCCTAGTTTGCGATAGACTAAACCAGAATAAAAATCGACGTTGGGATAAATACCTTTGTGTGCCAACTTTTCAGAAACCAATCTTTCTAGTTCTAAGGCAATATCGTAATAGCGATCGTAGCCCATCGAGCTAAATAGTTTTTCTGCTAATTCCTGCAAAATAGTGGCTCTAGGATCTTTAACTTTATAAACTCGATGTCCAAAGCCCATAATTCTTTTTTTCTTGGCTATATGTTCTTCTACAAAAGGACGAACATTTGCGACCGAGCCAATTTCTTCTAGCATTAACAATACTTCTTCATTGGCACCACCGTGTAAGGGTCCTGCTAGAGTACCTACTGCTGAAGCCACTACGCCATAAGGATCGGTTAGGGTAGAAGCTGTTACCATTGCCGAAAAGGTAGACGCATTAATTGTATGTTCGGCATGCAGGGTCAAACACACGTCAAAAACTTTAGCTGCTATCGGATCGGGTTCTTTCTCTGTCAGCATGTACAAAAAGTTAGCAGCATAGTTTAATTCGTCATTAGGTTTGATCGCATCATTTCCCTTTCGCATTTGGTGGAAAGCTGCAACCATTGTCGGTATTTTTGCCATGAGCCGTACCACAGCTTTTCTAATGTATTCGGGATCGTCTAAAGCACGACGAGAATAAAATAGTCCTAACGCCGCAGCAGAGGTTTGCAAGGCATCCATTGGATGTCCGCTTTCGGGAAAACATTTCATCATGTCCCGAATACGATACTTAATTCGGCGATGAAACAAAATATCGATTTCAAATTCTCTAAGTTCTTCCTGACTTGGTAACTTACCCCAAATAAGTAAATACGAAGTTTCTAAAAAACTTCCTTTTTCAGCCAATTCTTTAATGTCGATCCCACGATATTCTAATATGCCTTGATTGCCATCGACATGACTAATACTAGATTTTGTAGCGGGTATTCCTTCTAAACCTGGTTTATATTCACAAAATGTAGCTGTCATAAATTTTCCTATATTCTTGATAAGGATAATATATCTGAAGCTACCGTAGATAAGGAAGAGCTTAAGTGGCGACTTTTACCAAAGTAATACTAAATTTATTTTTTTAGAGCGCGATCGCTCGTTCCACAACTCTCAAATCAAAAAAACTAAATCGTCCATTTCGGCGAAGTCAACAAAAACAAATTACTTCTGGCAATTGGCGTACCACTGTCGGATATTTCTAAGCCAATAATGCCAGCTTTTTTTAAAGTCAAACGCTCTTTTACACCTCCCCACACCAACATTTCTGCCCAATTAGACAAGTCTGGTTGATGACCTACTAAAGCTAAACTGCCATTTTTATTATCCCGATACCATTGCTGCTGCCATTTAATCCATCGCTGAATATCTCCATCTGGCTTGAGAAATTCGTAGTGTTCTATATGCGAACTCAAGCCGACCTTTTGTAAGATGTTAGCTGTTTGATAAGCTCGCACCAAAGGGCTAGTCAAGATTAAGTCAAATTTTATGCCGATAGACAGTAAGCGTTGAGCTACCTGGGTTGTTTTTATCTCGCCAATTTCCGTCAAAGGACGCTGTTCGTCATCCGTATAAGTTCCTCTTTCAGCGGCGATACCGTGCCGAATTAAATATACTTTCATTTCATTAAAGGCAACAGGGAATAGGCAATAGGCAAATTCAGTAAAAACAGACCAAACGCAACCGCTAACGCGGCAAGTACAGCGCGTACGCGCTGTACGCAGGAGCGGTGCTTTGAGCCGAAAGGCTCTACAAAACAGTGAAAAAAGGTAGGTACAGCTTTTTTTCTGCTTTCACCAACTAGTTGCTTTCGCTATTTAAATAATTAAAGCATCACATTAGTCGGTTTGAATTAGGTTATCTTCTGGTTGTACCAAGCGCAATAATTTTTGCTTGATTTGAATGTCGAATACTTCCCATTTAAGTCTGGCATAGTCGGAATTGTCATTAAAACTACCCAAAAAACCAATGGGAATTTCAAATCCCCCTGCCATATAGCGACCACCGCCAAAAAATCTTCCTTGAGTATCTCTACCAAAAGTTTCTTTAATAAACTCGTCGGGATCGAGGGTTAGTTTGGCAGTTCTCAAAGAACCAATCACCAGTTCGATATCTTCATCTTCGTCATGAACGATACCGTAGACTACGGCAGTATGAATATCTTCTTCGGTAACTAAAAAGTCTGCCGCTTGGGGAATTGCATCGCGGTCATCATAGCGTAGATAACCTACTCCAGAAATAGAAAAGTTATTTTTAATAATTCTATTTCTCAAAGCCCGCTCGATTACATCCATAACGCGACGCGACCTGGCAGATTGCATTACGGCATTGAGCAACTGAGAATCGTAATAGCGACTCAAATACGCTGCTGCCATAAAATCTTCTTCTTTTGCCTGCATCAGACGGTTGGTATCAGATCTCAGACCGTGCATCAAAGCAGTGGCGCATTTAACATGATTGTCGTTACTGGTGTCAAATTCGAGCATCCCTTCTTTGATGTATTGAGTCAAGATAGTTGCAGTAGCTCTAGTTTGAGGACGCAAATCGATAAAATCTGCTGCTAGCTCTTTTTGTTTGCTGTGATGATCTATTACTACCACCAAAGGGATTTCAGCTTCTTCTACTACTCGATATAGTTGGCTATTAGTCCCCTGACTATCAATCAAAACACAACCCTGATAAACGGATAGATCTTTAGCTTGCAAAGAATTATTTAAGATCCTTTGCGCGGGTAAAGCAGTCAATCTAACTAAAGCTATGTTTTCTTGGTGCGATACCGTTCCGCCGTAAACTATGTCGCACTCAATATCGTAATTTTCTGCTATCAACAGGTAAGCCCAAGCACTAGAAAGAGCATCGGGATCGGGAAAATCTTGAATAACAACAATTTGACGTTCTCCCTTATGTTCCTCTAATACTTGTTGCAACTTACGAACTATAGGTTTGGGACTAGTCTTTTTTTTATCTTCGCGCTCTTGTTTGGTAGAATTAGCGGAAGTTTGAGATTGTTTATCGCTTGATTCTGGCGATCTTGGTTCTGGTCGATCGAGTAAATGATTTTCTAAAGCAGTATTGTTATTTAAAGACATATACAAAATATATTAAGAATTGACCTTCAACAAAACAAGTCCGAATTAAATTTGTTCTATCTAGGTCATTAAAGGATTTTTTGAGTTATTGAAAGGCGATCGATATTTATTTAGGCATCTAAGATCTAATTTGCCACAAAATCGCTTAGAAAGAACACCACTTTAAGTTAGATTCCAATGACATATTTCTTCCATTCTTGATTAGAATTGCCTTTGGTATGTTTGATAATTTCAAAATGAAGACTGCTATAAGGACGACGGGGCTGAGTCAATAAAGTCATATTGGCTTCTTTAGGAGTGCGATTTCCTTTTCTAACATTGCAACGAACACAGGCACCCACTAAGTTTTCCCAGGTATCGCCACCGCCACGAGAACGGGGAATAACATGGTCTATAGTTAGTTGATCTCCTTTCGCTTTACAATATTGGCAAATATGGCGATCGCGCTCTAAAACGTTACGGCGAGTTAAAGGTATTTCTTTGTAGGGAACTCGAACATAATAACGCAGTCTAATAACGGTAGGAAGAGGAAAATCTGAATATATTTGTCTGCCTTTATATTCGAGTTGCTCGGCTTTACCTTTCAACAGTAAAACTACCGCTCTGCGCCAACTGGTAATGTTGAGCGGCTCGTAGGAGGCGTTTAACACCAGAACCTTGCCCATACTCTTAATTTTTACTATTTATCTGAGATAGTAACACAAACGCACTAATTTCTGAAGTTTGGTTGGCATATCGAGTGTCGCTGAAGCCAGAACAAACGGCAACACTTGACCAAATAAATTTCTAGTTTATATTTGGGGATAATTAACCAATCGAGAATCAACTCTGCCTATGTTAAGTTGGCAAAATACAGATTTGTCTTTAAAAGACGATCGCCTGTCGTTGTTAGTAAGTCGTCAACGCGCTTGGGTAGAAATAGATCTTCAGGCATTAGCAGATAACACGCGAGCTATCTCCAGATTTATTTCGCCTCAAACCGAGCTAATGGCAGTAGTAAAAGCAGATGCTTACGGTCATGGTGCGATTGAAATAGCCAAAACAGTTTTGGCTAACGGTGCTAGCTGTTTGGCGATCGCTACTTTAGCCGAAGGGGTAGAACTGCGTCAGGCAGGGATCGACGCACCAATTTTGATTTTAGGAGCGATTAACGCCCCCGAAGATATTAAAGCCGTTGCTGCTTGGAGTTTAGAACCAACTATTTGTAGTCCCCAACAAGCCTCTGTTTTTGCCGAGACTCTATCTGAAGTTGGACAAACGCTTTCGGTTCATCTCAAACTAGATACGGGAATGTCGCGTTTGGGAACGGACTGGAAAGACGGTGTAAAATTTGTCAACATAGTTCGGAGTTTGCCCAATCTAAACCTCAAAAGCGTTTATTCTCACTTTGCTACGGCTGACGATCCCGACAAGACCATAATGAACCAGCAGCATCGGCGTTTTTGCCAGGTGATAAGCCAGTTAGAACGATCCCAATTAACGCTGCCCTATCTGCATATAGCCAATTCTGCTGCGATGTTGAGCGATCGCTCGCTACACTACGATTTGGTTCGAGTGGGGTTGGCTCTTTACGGTCTTTATCCCGCACCCCATCTAACTGCTTCTATTCCACTCAAACCTGTTATGGCAGTTAAATCTAAGATCGCACAAATTAAAACTATTGCCCCTGGTACGGGAGTTAGTTACGGTCATCGATTCGTCGCTCACAAAGCCACTAAAATAGCCGTAGTTGGTATCGGCTATGCAGATGGCGTTCCTCGACTGCTTTCCAATCGTTTGCGAGCGATCGTTCGCGGCAAACTAGTAGCTCAAATTGGCACGATTACTATGGATCAGCTAATGCTCGATGTCAGCAATATTCCTGATTTGCAAGCAGGAGAAGTAGTTACTTTAATCGGCAACGAGGGACAGATAACAC from Myxosarcina sp. GI1 encodes:
- a CDS encoding citrate synthase, which codes for MTATFCEYKPGLEGIPATKSSISHVDGNQGILEYRGIDIKELAEKGSFLETSYLLIWGKLPSQEELREFEIDILFHRRIKYRIRDMMKCFPESGHPMDALQTSAAALGLFYSRRALDDPEYIRKAVVRLMAKIPTMVAAFHQMRKGNDAIKPNDELNYAANFLYMLTEKEPDPIAAKVFDVCLTLHAEHTINASTFSAMVTASTLTDPYGVVASAVGTLAGPLHGGANEEVLLMLEEIGSVANVRPFVEEHIAKKKRIMGFGHRVYKVKDPRATILQELAEKLFSSMGYDRYYDIALELERLVSEKLAHKGIYPNVDFYSGLVYRKLGIPTDLFTPIFAIARVAGWLAHWKEQLAVNRIFRPTQVYAGKHNAPYIPIAER
- the sixA gene encoding phosphohistidine phosphatase SixA — its product is MKVYLIRHGIAAERGTYTDDEQRPLTEIGEIKTTQVAQRLLSIGIKFDLILTSPLVRAYQTANILQKVGLSSHIEHYEFLKPDGDIQRWIKWQQQWYRDNKNGSLALVGHQPDLSNWAEMLVWGGVKERLTLKKAGIIGLEISDSGTPIARSNLFLLTSPKWTI
- a CDS encoding bifunctional oligoribonuclease/PAP phosphatase NrnA — its product is MSLNNNTALENHLLDRPEPRSPESSDKQSQTSANSTKQEREDKKKTSPKPIVRKLQQVLEEHKGERQIVVIQDFPDPDALSSAWAYLLIAENYDIECDIVYGGTVSHQENIALVRLTALPAQRILNNSLQAKDLSVYQGCVLIDSQGTNSQLYRVVEEAEIPLVVVIDHHSKQKELAADFIDLRPQTRATATILTQYIKEGMLEFDTSNDNHVKCATALMHGLRSDTNRLMQAKEEDFMAAAYLSRYYDSQLLNAVMQSARSRRVMDVIERALRNRIIKNNFSISGVGYLRYDDRDAIPQAADFLVTEEDIHTAVVYGIVHDEDEDIELVIGSLRTAKLTLDPDEFIKETFGRDTQGRFFGGGRYMAGGFEIPIGFLGSFNDNSDYARLKWEVFDIQIKQKLLRLVQPEDNLIQTD
- a CDS encoding HNH endonuclease, coding for MGKVLVLNASYEPLNITSWRRAVVLLLKGKAEQLEYKGRQIYSDFPLPTVIRLRYYVRVPYKEIPLTRRNVLERDRHICQYCKAKGDQLTIDHVIPRSRGGGDTWENLVGACVRCNVRKGNRTPKEANMTLLTQPRRPYSSLHFEIIKHTKGNSNQEWKKYVIGI
- the alr gene encoding alanine racemase; translated protein: MLSWQNTDLSLKDDRLSLLVSRQRAWVEIDLQALADNTRAISRFISPQTELMAVVKADAYGHGAIEIAKTVLANGASCLAIATLAEGVELRQAGIDAPILILGAINAPEDIKAVAAWSLEPTICSPQQASVFAETLSEVGQTLSVHLKLDTGMSRLGTDWKDGVKFVNIVRSLPNLNLKSVYSHFATADDPDKTIMNQQHRRFCQVISQLERSQLTLPYLHIANSAAMLSDRSLHYDLVRVGLALYGLYPAPHLTASIPLKPVMAVKSKIAQIKTIAPGTGVSYGHRFVAHKATKIAVVGIGYADGVPRLLSNRLRAIVRGKLVAQIGTITMDQLMLDVSNIPDLQAGEVVTLIGNEGQITLTVDDWAEALNTISWEIICGFKHRLPRVNLNSRGNGF